In a genomic window of Pedobacter sp. KBS0701:
- a CDS encoding TIM-barrel domain-containing protein produces the protein MKRNFIAVITLFLGYHISVRAQSFQKTPQGIHAVIQSMDVEVSFYSPSIVRVFKKPEGSQPKKESLSVIKLPEQLTPDIKTDGQSVTISSKLISATVNLQTGKVLFEAPNGRKLFTEKDYGTQFTAINDAGNSTYAVRQAYLLDKDEIIYGLGQQQNGKLNQRGQKLLLKQENTRVCIPFFQSVKGYGIFWDNYSPTTFTDNVQETSFDSEVGNCADYYFMFGGGGDGVVAQMRELTGQSPMMPLWSFGFSQSRERYKTQFELVEVVKKYRALKIPLDGIVQDWQYWGKDDNWNAMSFEPSTFPKPQAMVDSVHQLNAHLFIVSWPGFAPKTPQYQEFKSKNMLINFDTWPPGANTKPYDVYNPTARNIYWDYLNKGIFSLGIDAWWLDSTEPDHINIKEKDFDQPTFLGSYRSVENAFPLQHTGGVYDHQRAVSNTKRVLLLTRSAFAGQQRYGTNTWSGDVGSNWSTLKKQIPAALNFSLTGLPYWNGDIGGFFAGDFVKGGGAKNPDFQELYNRWMQFATFTPMMRSHGTDIPREIYQFGKKGDQVFDIQEKFINLRYRLLPYTYATAWAVTHHAGSIMRPLYSQFPNDPAGFENSSEYMFGSSFLVAPVTAKGVTDQEIYLPAASKWFDFWTGEVFKGGQTVKRETPMEIIPLYVKAGSIVPWGPKVQYATEKRWNDLDIRIYPGDNGDFVLYEDENDSYNYEKGEFSEIHFNWNDASKTLTVEDRKGQFKGMLAKRKFNIVMVSKQNGISIDNQTINKSVNYNGRRLSVKF, from the coding sequence ATGAAAAGAAACTTTATTGCCGTAATTACATTATTTTTAGGCTACCACATTTCCGTACGGGCCCAGTCTTTTCAAAAAACTCCACAGGGTATCCATGCCGTTATCCAATCAATGGATGTAGAGGTAAGTTTTTATTCACCATCTATTGTCCGGGTTTTTAAAAAGCCGGAAGGAAGCCAGCCAAAAAAAGAAAGCCTTTCTGTTATAAAACTTCCTGAACAATTAACGCCTGATATTAAAACCGACGGGCAAAGTGTAACCATCAGCAGTAAACTCATATCTGCAACGGTTAACCTACAAACCGGAAAAGTTTTATTTGAGGCTCCGAACGGCAGGAAGTTATTTACTGAAAAAGATTATGGCACCCAGTTTACCGCGATAAACGATGCCGGAAATTCAACTTATGCAGTCAGACAAGCCTATTTATTAGACAAGGATGAAATTATTTATGGGCTTGGCCAGCAGCAGAATGGAAAATTAAACCAAAGGGGGCAAAAATTACTGCTTAAACAGGAGAACACAAGGGTGTGTATTCCTTTTTTCCAATCGGTAAAAGGTTATGGAATTTTCTGGGACAACTATTCACCAACTACTTTTACAGATAATGTTCAGGAAACTTCATTTGATTCAGAAGTTGGAAACTGCGCTGATTATTATTTTATGTTTGGCGGAGGTGGCGACGGTGTGGTTGCACAAATGCGTGAACTTACCGGACAATCTCCTATGATGCCTTTATGGTCATTTGGTTTCAGTCAATCGCGCGAGCGCTACAAAACCCAGTTTGAACTTGTTGAGGTGGTGAAAAAATACAGAGCTTTAAAAATACCGCTTGATGGTATTGTACAAGACTGGCAATATTGGGGAAAAGACGATAACTGGAATGCCATGAGTTTTGAGCCTAGCACTTTTCCAAAACCACAGGCCATGGTAGATAGTGTGCACCAGCTTAACGCCCATCTTTTTATTGTTTCGTGGCCAGGTTTTGCACCAAAAACTCCACAATACCAGGAATTTAAGTCAAAAAATATGCTTATTAACTTTGATACCTGGCCGCCGGGTGCAAATACCAAACCTTATGATGTTTATAACCCTACTGCCCGCAACATTTACTGGGATTACCTAAACAAAGGCATATTCTCATTGGGTATAGATGCCTGGTGGCTCGATTCGACAGAACCAGACCACATTAACATTAAGGAAAAAGATTTCGATCAGCCTACTTTTTTGGGGAGTTACCGAAGCGTAGAGAATGCTTTCCCGCTTCAACACACCGGCGGTGTTTATGATCACCAGAGAGCAGTAAGTAATACTAAACGCGTACTGCTTTTAACCCGTTCAGCATTTGCAGGTCAGCAAAGATACGGAACAAACACCTGGAGCGGAGATGTTGGGTCGAATTGGTCTACGTTAAAAAAACAGATACCAGCAGCACTAAATTTCTCCTTAACTGGTTTACCTTACTGGAATGGAGATATTGGTGGTTTTTTCGCGGGTGACTTTGTGAAAGGTGGTGGCGCAAAAAATCCCGACTTTCAGGAATTATATAACCGGTGGATGCAGTTTGCAACCTTTACGCCTATGATGCGCTCCCACGGCACCGATATACCCAGAGAAATATACCAGTTCGGTAAAAAAGGAGATCAGGTATTTGATATCCAGGAGAAGTTTATCAACCTGCGCTATCGGTTACTTCCATACACTTATGCAACTGCCTGGGCGGTAACTCATCATGCAGGATCCATCATGCGACCATTATATTCACAATTTCCCAACGATCCTGCCGGTTTTGAAAACAGTTCAGAATATATGTTCGGAAGCTCGTTTCTCGTAGCACCAGTTACCGCTAAAGGTGTTACAGATCAGGAAATATACCTCCCGGCAGCCAGCAAATGGTTCGATTTCTGGACGGGTGAAGTATTTAAAGGCGGCCAAACGGTTAAACGTGAAACGCCGATGGAGATTATACCACTTTACGTAAAAGCAGGCTCAATTGTGCCTTGGGGGCCAAAAGTGCAATATGCAACTGAAAAGAGATGGAATGATCTGGATATCCGCATATATCCTGGCGATAACGGTGATTTCGTTTTATATGAGGATGAAAATGACAGTTATAACTACGAGAAGGGAGAATTTTCAGAAATACACTTCAATTGGAACGATGCCTCAAAAACACTTACCGTTGAGGATAGAAAAGGACAGTTTAAAGGCATGTTAGCCAAACGTAAATTTAACATTGTGATGGTAAGCAAACAGAATGGAATAAGCATTGATAATCAAACCATTAACAAATCAGTTAATTATAATGGCCGTAGACTTTCCGTTAAATTCTAA
- a CDS encoding SusC/RagA family TonB-linked outer membrane protein: protein MKLTCLLLVSLMLQLSLASSGQTVTLSKKNAAVEKIFKEIERQTGYQFLYTRQMLSGTHPVSIEINKMSLAEALDLSLRSQPISYKLEDHIIIIQRRAITEPTINKVAEIGITGRVTDEAGLPIPSVSIKIKGTNTGVQTAPNGTYSLKVATGTETLIFSSVGFASQEIAVNNRTEINVQLKAELNNLTDVVVIGYGLQRKGDVTSSVASVKAENFVKSPVLDAGQLIQGKVAGLTVSTPSGDPTSGSKIRLRGNNTLFGANADPLVIVDGVPSSLKLVAPEDIESIDVLKDGSAAAIYGVRGTNGVIIVTTKRSSGKNNNVVEYNGSVSTQTIARKLNMLTADDYRRQIAEGTRLASYDLGASTDWLKEISNKTPITNIHNITFRGGNGQTNYLATVNYRYFNGIFKKSDNATLTARADINHSMFDNKVKVNMGVLVQNNKYTQTQDGGSFNGVVYRQALIRNPTSPLFGSDGHYFEEPNNFEYDNPVARLFESTGLNQNTTQRLNSQITYNPIADLKLSALGSYTKYVSNGGYSESKFHISNIRDKLNGYASLGSTQSIDRLLELTAQYSKKLGDHSFTLLGGYSYQDNSYLNFYERNYDFPTDAFGYYNIQQGRGANRALDALLGSGYSETNLIGFFSRLTYSYKDRYLLMASLRREGASQLYGAAKPYGNFPSVSVGWKITNEAFMKDQTIFDDLKLRAGYGVTGNQPSDGFRAVALLGYGANVLSNGNWIQTLVPTQNPNPALRWEEKRETNIGLDFSMYKGRVTGTVDVYNRNYNGLLFDYQVPSPPNLYPSTRANVGTMQNKGIEVLLNIVPIQSKVFEWTTSFNFSTNRNKLVSLSNDLYQATNDFFTTGGTGPPATTFTNIVRVGDNIGDFYGFKVKGVTADGQWIYEGKNGEDVSYSQFNHAFEDKKVLGNGIPKFTGGWNNNFRYKDLDLSITMRGAFGFQILNFQRMYYENTGIQNYNRLVSAYDPVFGTAVLNKNMPVEFNSYYVENGDFWKIDNIVLGYTFNKLKTKYLKGARVYVSSLNTFTITGYKGLDPEVDWSGLAPGNDNRDKYPTARTFTLGFSLNL, encoded by the coding sequence ATGAAATTAACATGCTTACTTTTAGTTTCCTTAATGTTACAGCTCTCGTTAGCCAGCAGCGGACAAACGGTAACGCTTTCAAAAAAGAATGCTGCTGTTGAAAAAATTTTCAAGGAAATTGAGCGCCAAACCGGTTATCAGTTTTTGTACACCAGGCAAATGCTTAGCGGAACTCACCCGGTGAGTATCGAAATTAACAAAATGAGTTTGGCAGAGGCATTGGATCTCTCGCTGAGATCACAACCCATCAGCTACAAGCTCGAAGATCATATTATCATTATCCAGCGGAGAGCAATAACTGAACCCACAATAAATAAAGTAGCTGAAATTGGCATTACAGGTAGAGTTACTGATGAGGCAGGTCTTCCGATTCCGTCTGTTAGCATTAAAATTAAAGGCACCAATACAGGTGTTCAAACCGCACCGAACGGAACCTACAGCCTTAAGGTTGCCACTGGTACCGAAACTCTGATTTTTAGCTCGGTAGGCTTCGCTTCCCAGGAAATCGCAGTCAATAACAGAACTGAAATCAATGTTCAGCTAAAGGCCGAACTTAATAATTTAACCGATGTAGTTGTAATCGGATATGGATTGCAACGTAAGGGTGATGTAACAAGTTCTGTAGCGAGTGTTAAAGCCGAGAATTTTGTAAAATCGCCAGTATTAGATGCAGGCCAGTTAATTCAGGGTAAAGTAGCCGGACTAACCGTTAGCACGCCAAGTGGCGACCCTACCTCAGGTAGTAAAATCAGGCTTCGTGGAAACAACACACTCTTTGGTGCCAATGCCGATCCGCTTGTTATTGTAGATGGTGTACCAAGTAGCCTTAAGCTGGTTGCACCAGAAGATATTGAATCAATAGATGTATTAAAAGATGGTTCAGCCGCTGCCATTTACGGTGTACGCGGTACCAATGGTGTAATTATCGTTACCACTAAAAGATCTTCGGGAAAGAATAATAATGTAGTGGAATACAATGGTTCTGTGAGTACCCAAACTATTGCCCGAAAACTCAATATGCTCACTGCCGATGATTACCGCAGGCAGATTGCCGAGGGAACACGTCTTGCCTCATACGATCTTGGTGCGAGCACGGATTGGCTAAAAGAGATTTCTAATAAAACACCTATTACCAACATCCACAATATTACTTTCCGTGGAGGTAACGGACAAACCAATTACCTGGCTACCGTAAACTACCGCTATTTTAACGGGATATTTAAAAAATCTGACAACGCTACGCTTACTGCCAGGGCAGACATTAACCACTCCATGTTTGATAATAAGGTAAAAGTTAACATGGGCGTTTTGGTACAGAACAATAAATATACCCAAACACAGGATGGTGGCAGTTTCAATGGCGTGGTTTACCGTCAGGCCCTGATCCGTAATCCAACCTCTCCCCTTTTCGGTAGTGACGGACATTACTTCGAAGAGCCGAATAATTTTGAATATGATAACCCTGTTGCGCGCCTTTTCGAAAGCACAGGACTTAACCAGAACACCACTCAGCGTTTAAATTCGCAGATTACTTATAACCCCATCGCTGATCTTAAGTTAAGTGCCTTAGGTTCATACACCAAATATGTGTCAAATGGTGGTTATTCAGAATCAAAGTTCCACATTTCCAACATCAGAGATAAACTTAATGGCTATGCCTCCCTGGGTTCTACTCAAAGTATAGACCGATTGCTTGAGCTTACAGCTCAATACTCAAAAAAACTGGGCGACCATAGTTTCACATTATTGGGCGGATACAGTTATCAGGATAATTCGTACCTGAATTTCTATGAGCGAAATTATGATTTCCCTACAGATGCTTTTGGTTATTATAACATTCAGCAGGGTCGTGGTGCAAACCGCGCTTTAGATGCACTATTGGGAAGTGGCTATTCAGAAACCAACCTGATTGGATTTTTTAGCAGGTTAACCTATAGCTACAAAGACAGATACCTGTTGATGGCCTCTTTAAGAAGAGAAGGTGCCAGCCAGCTTTATGGTGCTGCAAAACCTTATGGTAATTTTCCGTCCGTATCTGTTGGATGGAAAATCACCAACGAAGCATTTATGAAAGATCAAACAATTTTTGATGACTTAAAGCTTCGTGCAGGATATGGTGTAACCGGTAACCAGCCTAGCGATGGTTTCCGCGCTGTTGCATTATTAGGCTATGGCGCTAACGTGCTATCTAATGGCAACTGGATCCAGACACTCGTTCCTACGCAGAACCCTAATCCGGCTTTGCGCTGGGAAGAAAAAAGAGAGACTAATATTGGTCTTGATTTCAGCATGTATAAAGGAAGAGTTACGGGTACTGTTGATGTTTACAACAGAAATTACAATGGATTATTATTTGATTATCAGGTGCCCAGCCCACCAAACCTTTATCCAAGTACAAGAGCAAATGTGGGTACCATGCAAAATAAAGGTATTGAGGTTTTATTAAACATTGTACCGATACAGAGCAAAGTTTTTGAATGGACAACAAGCTTCAACTTTTCAACCAACAGAAATAAACTGGTTAGTTTATCTAACGATTTATACCAGGCCACAAACGACTTTTTCACTACAGGGGGAACAGGCCCGCCAGCAACCACCTTTACCAATATTGTGCGTGTTGGTGATAACATTGGAGATTTTTATGGCTTTAAAGTTAAAGGTGTAACGGCTGATGGTCAGTGGATTTATGAAGGTAAAAATGGTGAAGATGTTTCCTACAGCCAGTTTAATCATGCTTTTGAAGATAAAAAAGTGCTTGGAAACGGTATTCCTAAATTTACAGGCGGATGGAACAACAACTTCAGGTATAAAGACCTTGATTTAAGCATTACGATGCGTGGCGCATTTGGTTTTCAGATTCTCAATTTCCAAAGAATGTATTATGAGAACACGGGCATTCAGAACTATAACCGCCTGGTATCAGCTTATGACCCTGTTTTTGGCACAGCTGTTCTTAATAAGAATATGCCGGTAGAATTTAACAGCTATTATGTAGAAAACGGCGATTTCTGGAAAATTGACAACATTGTATTGGGTTATACCTTTAACAAGCTAAAAACCAAATACCTTAAGGGCGCAAGAGTTTATGTTTCTTCGTTAAACACTTTTACCATCACAGGCTATAAAGGATTAGACCCCGAAGTAGACTGGAGCGGTTTGGCACCTGGTAATGATAACAGGGATAAATACCCTACCGCCCGTACTTTTACATTAGGTTTTTCTCTTAATCTTTAA
- a CDS encoding GDSL-type esterase/lipase family protein, producing the protein MSKGKEIYFKAAALSLPLVFLCFIEILLRFFNYGFDPSLFIKDPDQEGYMMMNPTASYKFFSTSANATQGNRERFGIVKSKNTFRIFVIGESTTAGYPYMHNGSFHRWLQYRLMHQYPSLNFEVINVSLTAVNSYTVLDFAKQIVSYEPDLVLVYTGHNEYYGALGIGSTSQIKGNSTWIKLVIKLRELKLVQLSDRIIEAIAKLFGKRIDKRENLMKRMVTNQQIPYQSADFNRGIAQFNSNMNELCQLLSKKHITTVISTLVSNEKDLKPFISAGKFSAQKQYTNGKKLYVNGDFKAAKINFVLAKEYDQLRFRAPEVFNQIIRKLCKQYPGIYLADTRALFEKNEVDGIIGKETILEHVHPNLLGYAIMSEAFYQQINNRNLIPAKKQGEMSFAQLLVNMPVTKVDSLYGAYQIMMLRSGWPFNEPITATYNRGNSIDEQLAGALAVDRITWRTAMDELYKAAMANGDKQKALKVTEAVLLENPYQTSYYTYAGRLGFELADLETAEFYFKKAYDLEPTSGNANNLFLFYFKSDLPEKALQYDDILKHSGQQSYLDAQKAEIVKNIIKLKKDKPSDNINELIASYYHQLRADEAAAKYRKKKNR; encoded by the coding sequence ATGAGCAAGGGAAAAGAAATATACTTTAAGGCAGCGGCATTGTCGCTGCCATTGGTATTTTTATGCTTCATCGAAATCCTTTTGAGATTTTTCAATTATGGTTTTGATCCATCATTGTTTATTAAAGATCCAGATCAGGAGGGGTACATGATGATGAACCCTACCGCCTCTTATAAGTTTTTTTCTACCAGTGCCAATGCAACCCAGGGTAACCGCGAACGATTTGGCATCGTAAAATCCAAAAATACCTTTAGAATATTTGTGATAGGCGAATCGACTACTGCCGGCTACCCATACATGCATAATGGATCATTTCACAGGTGGTTGCAATACCGGCTGATGCACCAATATCCCAGCCTGAACTTTGAAGTGATTAATGTTTCACTTACCGCGGTAAATTCGTACACGGTATTAGATTTTGCAAAACAAATTGTTAGTTATGAACCAGATCTGGTGTTGGTATATACCGGGCATAATGAGTATTACGGCGCTCTGGGTATTGGCTCTACCAGCCAGATCAAGGGCAATAGCACCTGGATAAAACTGGTGATTAAACTGCGTGAACTGAAGTTGGTACAGTTGTCAGACCGCATTATTGAGGCTATTGCAAAACTTTTTGGAAAAAGAATTGATAAGCGGGAAAACCTGATGAAACGTATGGTAACCAACCAGCAGATACCTTATCAATCTGCCGATTTTAACCGTGGTATAGCTCAGTTTAACAGTAATATGAACGAATTGTGCCAGTTATTATCAAAAAAACATATCACAACAGTAATCAGTACGCTGGTAAGTAACGAAAAAGATCTTAAACCATTTATAAGTGCAGGCAAATTTTCAGCTCAAAAGCAATACACGAATGGCAAAAAACTATATGTAAATGGTGATTTTAAAGCCGCAAAAATAAATTTTGTTTTGGCTAAAGAGTATGATCAGCTGCGCTTCAGGGCGCCGGAAGTCTTCAACCAAATCATTAGAAAGCTGTGCAAGCAGTACCCTGGTATTTATCTGGCAGATACCCGTGCCTTGTTTGAGAAAAATGAGGTTGATGGAATAATTGGTAAAGAAACCATTTTAGAGCACGTTCATCCAAATTTATTGGGTTACGCAATCATGAGCGAAGCTTTTTATCAACAGATTAACAACAGAAATTTAATACCGGCAAAAAAACAGGGTGAAATGTCGTTCGCACAATTGTTGGTTAATATGCCCGTTACCAAAGTAGATTCGTTATATGGTGCATATCAGATTATGATGCTCCGTTCGGGTTGGCCCTTTAATGAGCCCATAACAGCTACTTACAACCGTGGAAATTCGATAGATGAACAACTTGCAGGAGCACTGGCTGTAGACAGGATTACCTGGAGAACAGCAATGGACGAACTGTATAAAGCTGCTATGGCCAATGGCGACAAACAAAAAGCCTTAAAGGTTACCGAAGCTGTGCTGCTGGAAAATCCTTACCAAACCAGTTATTACACTTACGCAGGCCGTTTAGGTTTTGAACTGGCAGACCTGGAAACCGCTGAATTTTATTTCAAAAAAGCTTATGACCTTGAACCAACAAGCGGGAATGCAAATAATCTTTTCTTGTTTTATTTTAAATCAGATCTCCCTGAGAAAGCATTGCAATATGATGATATACTAAAGCACTCCGGTCAGCAATCCTACCTGGATGCACAAAAAGCAGAAATAGTGAAAAACATCATCAAACTCAAAAAAGATAAGCCATCTGATAACATCAATGAATTGATTGCAAGCTATTATCATCAACTCAGGGCCGATGAAGCAGCAGCAAAATATAGGAAGAAAAAAAACAGGTAA
- a CDS encoding RNA polymerase sigma factor: MKDVSEEIELLLRIADGDRLAFNLLYKKYLQNLRKFVASISGNTDLADELVQDIFVKIWLNRKNLPLIGSFKPYLYRCARNLLIDYIRKSKTQIRIKEVSKTLEENCSASTDDNLIYSQTLSQLYSGLNLLPEKRKKIVELKINDDLSLDEIALQLKISKSVVKKQLYTGMAFLRNHLKHFYRIAPFISFLYFFL; the protein is encoded by the coding sequence ATGAAAGATGTTTCAGAGGAAATAGAACTTTTGTTGCGCATAGCTGATGGTGATCGTCTCGCGTTTAATTTGTTGTATAAAAAATATCTCCAAAATTTACGGAAATTTGTCGCTTCGATTTCTGGCAATACCGATCTGGCAGATGAGCTTGTGCAGGACATCTTTGTTAAAATATGGCTTAACAGAAAAAACCTGCCCCTTATCGGATCTTTCAAACCTTACCTTTATCGTTGTGCACGCAACCTTTTAATCGATTATATACGAAAATCGAAAACGCAGATCAGGATAAAAGAGGTTTCAAAAACCCTTGAAGAGAACTGTTCTGCCAGTACTGACGATAATTTAATTTATTCACAGACCCTGAGCCAGCTATACAGTGGTCTTAACCTGCTTCCTGAAAAGAGAAAAAAAATTGTTGAGCTCAAAATAAACGATGACCTTTCTCTTGATGAAATTGCACTACAGTTAAAAATATCCAAATCGGTAGTCAAAAAACAGCTCTATACCGGAATGGCTTTTCTGAGAAATCACCTGAAACATTTTTACAGGATTGCACCTTTTATTTCTTTTCTATATTTTTTTCTTTAA
- a CDS encoding FecR family protein — protein MEQKDVEQLKQKLIQGELTEPEQQDFFNWLKQLDQPELNAFMQEYSASFEQQTDSLAAEQNGDLAKKIEMRLDDLEAADTPSWKRSAFKFMAAAAVLVLACSSIFFYYASVDGNKHTALSKNTSIPHAKAIYGGSDKVLLILSNGKRIEVNNFTNGQLAVENGYSIEKQSNGLLKYRKINTAAALATGNSNTIVTPRGGQYCVNLPDGSKVWLNAESKITYPVAFSGNTRKIALQGEAYFEVVHNPNKPFIVDFDGSNVKVLGTHFNICAYGDGEIPRTTLLQGSVEVSKGDRKKIILPGQQAISGHNIGIVNVDTNHVMGWKNGNFSFEHERIGTVMGKISRWYDVDVKYQREITQEEFVGSIPKSKNLEEVLHRLELTGLLHFKIRGRSVTIMP, from the coding sequence ATGGAACAAAAGGATGTTGAGCAACTCAAGCAAAAATTGATTCAGGGTGAATTGACTGAGCCTGAACAGCAGGACTTTTTTAATTGGTTAAAGCAATTAGATCAGCCTGAGCTAAACGCATTCATGCAAGAATACAGCGCATCATTCGAACAGCAAACAGACAGCTTAGCAGCAGAACAGAACGGAGATTTAGCGAAAAAAATTGAAATGCGCCTAGATGATTTGGAGGCTGCCGACACACCATCCTGGAAACGTTCAGCTTTCAAATTCATGGCTGCCGCTGCAGTATTGGTTCTGGCCTGCTCATCTATATTTTTCTATTATGCTAGTGTAGATGGGAACAAACACACCGCATTGTCCAAAAACACAAGCATCCCACATGCAAAAGCTATTTATGGAGGAAGTGACAAAGTACTGCTTATTCTCTCAAACGGTAAGCGCATTGAAGTAAATAATTTTACAAATGGACAGCTCGCCGTAGAAAATGGCTATTCTATCGAAAAACAAAGCAACGGCCTTTTAAAATACAGAAAAATCAATACAGCTGCCGCTTTAGCAACAGGTAATTCGAACACCATTGTAACGCCACGCGGCGGACAATACTGCGTTAATCTTCCTGATGGAAGTAAGGTTTGGCTGAATGCAGAGAGCAAAATAACTTACCCGGTAGCTTTTTCGGGCAATACCAGGAAAATTGCCCTGCAAGGCGAAGCTTATTTTGAGGTGGTCCATAATCCGAACAAACCTTTCATAGTTGATTTTGATGGCTCAAATGTAAAAGTGCTGGGCACTCATTTTAATATCTGCGCATACGGAGATGGTGAAATTCCTAGAACAACCTTACTTCAGGGTTCGGTAGAGGTAAGTAAAGGTGATAGAAAAAAAATAATTTTGCCTGGTCAGCAGGCCATTTCAGGTCATAACATCGGTATTGTTAATGTTGATACGAACCACGTGATGGGATGGAAAAACGGAAATTTTTCATTTGAACATGAACGCATCGGCACGGTGATGGGGAAAATATCCCGATGGTATGATGTTGATGTAAAATATCAGCGTGAAATAACGCAGGAAGAATTTGTCGGTTCGATTCCAAAATCCAAAAACTTGGAAGAAGTACTCCACAGGCTGGAGTTGACCGGATTGTTGCATTTTAAAATCAGAGGAAGGAGCGTGACCATTATGCCATAA
- a CDS encoding RagB/SusD family nutrient uptake outer membrane protein produces MKTRFILSTGIMALVVLVISLASCTKLKDENYAAFIQNKFTPNTSDVAALVGAGYTYWRPLMLGRSNNSIFRTNEISSDEAVIPARPNGWVDNGIYRRMHEHRWTSDEDNSYQIWNNAYGGITSCNRVLYQIQSNLIPIPTGKDATIAELRALRASYYYALCDFFGGVPIVDKFDVPSGFLPQQSTRAQVYAFIVKELTESLPNLSKANTQATYGKFNYWAASALLAKVYLNANVYTGTPAYAQCIVACNEIIASNVYTLEANQKTIFLDANEGSRETIFAIPFDEKFTTDGGDAFTLHMETLQPENQATYNFKNSPWGGICATPQFVSTFDPEDNRLKDNYVQGQQYTAAGAVLLGTIGASNGKPLIYINELPGVDQSDEVHGFRLGKFEFKPGALVGMNNDFPLLRYADVLMMKAECLLRTGDAAGAAALVTQVRQRSFLSNPSKATVTGSQLLLGSVYNYGLRNHLTSTVEGGSDIQYGRFLDELGWEFNTEGRRRQDMIRFGVFTKKSWLSHSPNGDYRTLLPIPRAELAKNPNIKQNQGY; encoded by the coding sequence ATGAAAACAAGATTTATATTGAGCACCGGCATCATGGCACTTGTGGTCCTGGTTATTAGTTTAGCATCCTGCACGAAGTTAAAGGACGAAAACTATGCTGCATTTATTCAAAATAAGTTTACCCCTAATACCTCTGATGTGGCGGCCCTGGTTGGCGCAGGTTACACCTATTGGAGGCCCTTAATGCTCGGACGAAGTAACAACTCGATCTTTCGTACCAATGAGATTTCCAGTGATGAAGCCGTAATACCTGCCCGCCCGAACGGCTGGGTTGACAATGGGATCTATCGCCGGATGCATGAACATAGATGGACATCCGATGAGGACAACAGCTACCAGATCTGGAACAATGCTTATGGAGGTATTACCTCCTGTAACCGCGTACTCTATCAAATTCAATCCAACCTGATTCCAATTCCTACAGGTAAAGATGCTACCATAGCCGAGTTGCGTGCCTTAAGAGCATCTTACTATTATGCACTCTGCGACTTCTTTGGCGGGGTACCTATAGTCGATAAATTTGACGTGCCCTCCGGATTTCTTCCACAACAGAGCACCCGTGCCCAGGTTTATGCTTTTATTGTTAAAGAACTTACCGAAAGCCTTCCAAACCTGAGCAAGGCCAATACCCAGGCTACTTATGGCAAATTTAATTACTGGGCTGCCTCTGCCCTGCTGGCTAAAGTTTACCTGAATGCTAACGTATATACTGGCACTCCAGCCTATGCTCAATGCATTGTAGCATGTAATGAGATCATTGCATCGAACGTATATACGCTTGAAGCCAATCAGAAAACCATTTTTCTTGATGCAAATGAAGGAAGCAGAGAAACCATTTTTGCTATACCCTTTGATGAAAAGTTTACTACAGACGGTGGTGATGCTTTTACCCTGCACATGGAAACACTTCAGCCAGAAAACCAGGCTACTTATAACTTTAAAAACTCGCCATGGGGCGGAATCTGTGCCACACCACAGTTTGTAAGCACTTTCGATCCTGAGGACAACCGCCTAAAGGACAATTATGTACAGGGGCAGCAATATACCGCTGCAGGTGCTGTTTTATTGGGAACCATTGGCGCAAGTAATGGTAAACCGCTGATTTATATCAATGAGCTTCCCGGTGTTGATCAATCGGATGAAGTACATGGTTTCAGGTTAGGAAAATTTGAATTCAAACCAGGTGCCCTGGTTGGGATGAACAACGATTTCCCCTTGCTTAGGTATGCTGATGTTTTAATGATGAAGGCCGAATGCCTGTTAAGAACAGGCGATGCTGCCGGTGCCGCTGCATTGGTAACACAGGTTCGTCAACGGTCATTCTTAAGCAATCCTTCAAAAGCAACCGTAACCGGTAGCCAGCTTCTGTTAGGCAGCGTGTATAACTATGGCCTCCGCAATCACTTAACTTCTACTGTAGAAGGTGGAAGTGACATTCAATATGGAAGGTTTCTTGATGAACTGGGCTGGGAATTCAATACCGAAGGACGACGTAGACAGGATATGATCAGATTTGGTGTTTTCACCAAAAAATCGTGGTTATCACATTCGCCAAATGGAGATTACCGTACATTATTACCCATTCCACGTGCCGAACTTGCTAAAAACCCGAACATAAAACAAAACCAGGGATACTAG